One Drosophila gunungcola strain Sukarami chromosome 2R unlocalized genomic scaffold, Dgunungcola_SK_2 000004F, whole genome shotgun sequence genomic window, ACGACACATATAGATAATGTTATCATACTTTTAGGCAAGACATTGAGATATATGATGGATATAGGTATATTTTAATCTGGTTTAGTTTTCTATTCGTATATATAGTAATGTATTCGGCTGTCATGTTTAGTAAGCATCTTTCTTATCGAGTATATAGAGTAAGCCAAGCATTAGCTGGCCGTAGTTTAGATAAATAGTATATTCAGATTTTACAACTAATTCTCTACCATTAGCGTACTCATTTTGCTTGCCATTATTCTAAGAGCTAAAAAGTATATAGGATGAGAATGATTTCGGGTTTTGCTTTGGGAAGAAGCAGTGGTAAGGGAAGCAGgtcaaaaagaagaaatgtcTGGCAGTCCTAAGATTATGTGGGTGTTTCTGTGAGGGTGTGAGAAATATTTAGCGGGGGAATGAgcgaatataaaaaaatatttctatataattaaaaatcaaaaattcgCCAAGCTCTGGGAAGGGATATAGATTGATTATAACAGTGCTGCTCTGCCCAAAGCGCTCGGCAAAGCTTGTGTTTTTGTGGATCGGCATCTGATAAGGTCCATATATCATTGGAGTACATTTAAATCAGAGGTGAGATGTAAAAGCGGCACAACAGAAAACGAATATCAAGTGAATACCGAAATaagtaaatcaaataaagtaaaataccAACACAcaataagatatatatatttgttttttcgtaAACTATATATTTAGATAAACACACggtatttcaaataaaacattaataaaaactatCGAAACTAAACTAGAATTAGGATTAGAATTAGATTTAGGATAAGAATTAGTGGCAAACATCAAATTGTTGTAAAACATTAGAagtactttaattaaaaacaattttacagAGATTATCGTATATATATCGAATAGTAATGTATGTAGGATGTTCTCGGATGAGGAGTTTTTGCGGGTGCTTGGGATGTAGGCGGGGGAAATCTAAAACTTTAGGTGCGCAAGTCAGTGGCAATTTTATCTTGTTATAGAATCTTCTCAAATATTTCTCAATCGGGAAcacactttaaaattatataataactACACTAAAAACTGGTTTATAAGtacataaaatacataaatatcaACGTAAAAATTACATAGAAAAGGAAGTAAAGGAAAAACGGATAATCACACGAGATctaacattaaaaacttagTTCTGTTTGTCAATGATTTTATTCTTTGCTTAACAATTCGTTTACAGAaaggaaaacatttataatacATCGAAAGAGTGGGCGATAGAGTGGGTTTTAGAGACAGATGAAGAGTGTGGGAGAAAGTCgttaaaaatcaaaaggaTTTACATAGTTCTGGTCAACacatcaaatttaaatctcGATAACATAACATTaacataaatcaattttgCTGGCTTAACAGTCTGAAAAGTGTACGGGTGTTTTGGTGCGTGTGTTATAGTAATACGGATAGAGAGGCTTGATAGTGGGTGATTGTACTGTAATATCTGATTAGTAAGCTAGACATATGATTTACAGATCGATCCTGGTCATGtttatgccattttttttttgtttttcggtgtttGGTTTGGTGAAGGATGAGCGTGTGTTAGAGTACATAGTGTGGGTGTATATATCGTATTGTATATGGGTAGCAGCATACAGCACACATaggtatatatgtatatcgtATAAGTAATCTATATAAACTAGACAATATTCGTTACGCATTTATCGTTGctcaacaattttaaacaattacaaCAGCATTTACGCTAGCTAGCTAGCTAGTTATAGTTAGGAAACAATTAGAGTCAGCGATAGGTTgttagagagagagagagcactGAAAATGGATGGTGAGCGGGATCGAGAGAGATAGCTATACGAGACAGGGACGGCGATGTGGATTAAGCACCTGTAGCTAGCAACATGCAATCACAACTGTACCCAGCATCGGCAGCAGCTAAGGGGCTTGTCCTTCTCTTAGCCCATGTCATTAACTTTTTGATCCCTCAAAGCTTTTTCGCTATCACAGTTCTACGTCGTTGTGTTTCATTTCCCCTCTCTTTAACCGCCCTCCTTTTTCTAAACTAGTGTTGACTAAGTGCTATCCGAAAAAAAGGAACTTAAGTATTACTATCAGCTAACATCTGCTTCTCTTCTGTTTGCTAGTGCTTTGAAAGCATGCTTTTTCGATTCTTGTGCGAAAATGGCAACACTTTGGAGTCACAGTGAGGTTGTATTTCGTTTTGTCAAATAACTTAATGGCAAATTATCAGCAAGAATTGGGCATTCGTGTTAGTAAGCTTCGATGATCTACGATCTGTCTCGCTGTCGGTCTGATTTAAGTGTTATCGTGTCATGGTTCGTCGTTTGTCTATCGCTATGAGGCCTATTATACAACTAAGGTCGGTTTTCTCTCTACTTGTCCTTTTCCAAGAAAACTGAGGCACATAATCTTACGTCTTCGATGTGTTTAAATCTACGAATCTAATTAAGTGTGACTTTTCATCTGTTAGATGGCTGGGTGTCTTAAGTACAGTTGTGTTTGGGTTTGTAGTTAGTCAGTTTCTTAAGAGGTCTTCATCTTTTTGTAGGGATTCAGGACCATGGCACTGCCTGGAGTTCCTCcctgtgctgctgctgctgcggctgctgcagcagctgctgcgtATTGctgtgcagcagcagcctgAGTTTGAGgcatggcataggttgccgtGGGCATCATGCCGGGATAGAAGTAACCTTGGGCCTGGGCATATGGCATGGGTGAGGGCGCTCTTAGCAGGGCAGCCGACTGATATTGACTGGCACTAACTGATCCAGCTGGTGTGGAACGCACTGGAGTGCCAGGCACTGGGGTAGTAAGTCCGGAATTTGGCAGTGAGCCCAACTGGCGCATCTGGGCCTGGGCTTGAGCTTGAGCCTGAGCTTGCATTTGCAGTAGAGCTGCCATGGAAACGGCCTGAGGTTGAGCTGCCTGCACAGGTTGTTGTCCAGCTGGCACATAGCTCTTGTTAAGGGTTAAGCCAGTGTAGGCAGCTGCCGCCGAGGAGGCTCCTCCGGGCTTGGAGGCAGCACTAGCCACTTTGAGGGCATAGTTCTTCTGGGCCACCTCCTTGGCCAAAGCAGCGGGATCGGTGGTGTAGTATCCTCCAGCATTGGAAGCCTGAGGGGTTAAACCTGCGGCTGCAGCATAGGCGGCATAGGCCTGCTGAGCATAGGCTGCCTGGGCATGGGCTTGAGCCTGAGCCTGAGCCTGAACTTGGGCTTGAGCTTGggcctgttgctgctgctgttgttgctgctgctgttgctgatgctgttgctgctgttgcatttgTGCCTGGGCATAGGAGGGTGTACTGCTGGGCAGACTGACCATGGTGGAGGTGGCTCCTCCATAGGGGGAGTACAGATTACCATAGCTATAGGCGGGCATGGCATAATTAATGCGCTGCAAATTGGCTTGAGCTTGGGCTTGCGCTTGTGCTTGAGCCTGGGCCTGAACCTGAGCTTGAGCCTGAGCCTGGGCTTGAGCCTGAGCCTGAGCCTGTGACTGATAGGAAACTGCCGGAGCAGAAGTAGTGGGTGTGGGCAGAATGCCAGTACTGTGACCATTAATCGTATACCTAGAATAGCCATCGCCATTCTGCTTGGCAAAGTTGCGAGATgcggatgttgctgctgggctaATATTTTCTAAATCACCATTTAGTTCTTCGGGATTGGCCGACTTCAGATTGTTATTGATATAGGACAAGTAATTGTTATTATCGCCCAGGCCATTGGGCAGGGGCAAAAGACTATCGACTGGCGGGGAATCGGCAGGGGGCGGTGGTGTATTGCCAtgggggggcgtggcagatGCTGCTGCAGGGACAGTAGCAGTGTCTAATGTAtctgttgttattgctgctgctgtagctGCTACAGATGTTTCTGGGTTTGGTGAGATTGTTCGTGTTGTATTACAATCGTTCGAGGGACTTGGATTTTGGttcggattcagattcagattcgtTTGGTCACTATTATTGTCTTGATTGCTAGCTTGATCAATGGCATCGCTGCGATCGGCATTATCAGTGTCAGCATCAGCAGGGCTATCGTTTtcgttatcgttatcgttatcgGGATTGTGATCGTTAGCTTGATTAGTAatggctgttgctgttgttgttgttgttgctaatgctgatgataataataatgatgatgattctgatgctgttgttgttgctattgctgttgctgatgatgGTATATTGGTAGTAGCAATTACAGCATTTATGGtacttttattgttattaataatattaatcatATTATTActggctgttgctgttgtagttgttgttgttatggcGCTACTTaattgtagttgttgttgtagtagtacattttgttgttgttgatgtagttgttgttgttgttgttgttgtggttgttgttgttgttggggaTACTCACATGAGACTGGCACATAGGGCTGCATTAGCTGCTGATAGGCGGTCGCACCGGGCTGATAAACTGGAATGCCAGACTTTTCGGCAGCTGGACGTTTGAACGGTACCATGCCAGAGAATTGCTAAAAAGAGAGACGATTggagaaaaaaagaagaagatgGAAAAAAGATGAATAATTCATTAGTATCATCATTTCCATTTTGCTTTCAACTTAGTCTACTTTTGGTAACCATATACACTAAAACAATTGCTTACAAACGAGCTTGCTTTTTGGTTAATTTTgagtttcttattttttttcttgcgcTTTGCTTGCTTTTTTATCGCCAATTTcgatttctatatttttttggggtgaAAGTTACCAAATCATACGAAATATGAAACTTAATATTTCTTCAAACTGAATCATATCAGAAATAGAACAACTAAACATAGAAAACTAAACATAGGCAGAGTACAGTTTGCAACTGAATGAATTGGAAGTGCGTGCAGTTCGGTGGAAAATTGGGGAAAAGCGTTCGCAGTTTATTTCTAAGTGAAATGAATAAGCTTTAAGtgttattgatttaattaatttatttttttgtgattttttttccgatcGATATGatattttgtgtgtgcgtATAAAGCTTTTATATCTCCGAAAAGTTGTTTTGATCAACTTAAAATGTctccatgttttttttatatatttatgaaaattgtaTAGATTTTTAAGAAGCAGACCAATGGCcacgatttatttattaagttcgATGGATTTTGAGTGCATGCGGCGTTCATTGAAATATCAGCTGGTTAGCTTGactgaatataaatattaatcgCTTGTTTTGGCTATTCAGACAGTAGTCTTTATAATGTGTAAATATTGTAGATCGATTTTTCTATAGCTGACTACTGTACGTGGTACATGGCGATTGTCATTCAGTTTGGAGTACTTACGAAGTTTTCATAGTAAAATGAACCAACCGTTTTAACATCCATCTTTTTTGGCATTTATCGATTGTTGTTGATTATGCGGTTAGTGTATGATTTGTAGTTGATTGTTGGGTTATCATTGTTTGATTGATGATCAGATCGTAACGGGGGttagcacacacacatttcGCAGTTATTATTGTTTCGTTTTCGATTGCGATTTCGAGAGATAGTTACATAGGTGGTGAAGTTTTTAAACGAACGCAAGAGGTTATggaatcgaagaagagcaaaTGAAGAGGAGAGAAGAACACAAATGAAATTAGTGGATATATCCTGGGCACAGTACAGCATTATGGCATTAATcagatacatatatacataaacGGGTAAACAGATACTTAGTCCTAATAGATGGCAATGTGATGCGATGTGATGTGTGGGCGTGATGTAAACGGAAAACTGGGGCGGGATAAACAATGTCTGCAGGCTGCAGGTGGTGCATGTTCAGCTAATTAACCAGGAAAAGCACTTAAACAATTAAGCTCGCGAAATGCAATCAGCGGCAGAGGCAAAAGCGAAAGAAAGAAACTTACAGTTACCGCTAAAGGTATTGCTACGGCTACAGATACAGCTATACAGCCTTGGCAATTATCggttaaatcattttaattaacactTGGCAGGGCAAATGTGCTCGTGTTGTGATTGTGATTTATCATATGCCACGTGTAATTGGTTCAACTCGCTCTTTCCATTGCAaaaagtgtgtgtttgtgtgtgtgtgtgtgtttgagtgAGTGTGTATTGATTAGTGTGCCTGTGTGCGAATGTGTGTGCCTTGGTAAGTGTTTGCGCTTTTGATATATCGTATAATGACttcattttgtaaattaaatgccGGGGGTTGCATCCCCAGCCGACCTGGCCATGCTGATAATAAACGTTAATTGATGGCACTTTGATGTGCATGTGACTGACTAACTGAGTGGGTGGGCCAGTGAGTGATTGAGTGAATGAATACCTAAGGTGGGTTAGGTGAAAGTTGAAAGCATTTCGTTTCGCGAACCATAAGGGTCTGGATCTGGGGATTGTATACGGTAGATTCATAATCACAGTGATCAGTTTGGAGTTAATGGCGCTTGGCTGCGGCTTTTAATcgattaaatttgaattacaAAGAACACTAGTGAAAGGGATAATAGagaaaaacctttttaattgATAACACAGTAAACAtctcaaattttgtttaattcttaaagttcttaaggaattaaattattttagttttcaggtaatcaatttatataatgtaaagcatatattgtatttatattggaataaaaaaaaaatcattgctaatttttttaaattcattccCTAGTTACatataaaattctttagatggaaaatatattttatgcacACCAAAGCAGCACCAAATAACtccaattgtttttataactactgcttaaaaatatatctttattttaaagatcCTGAGAGGATTAGACCGCCTAAAAGCATGCAACGAAAAAGGCATAACTAACAGTTCAACAACCAACAGAAGCATTTACGATTGTCAAAATTAAGGCAATCAATTAGTtagggcaacaaaaaaaaaaaaacaaaagttaaaattcaaaaatcgtGAAtcgaaaaaatcgaaaaatgcaaaaacacaaaatgaaggaaaagaaaaataccAGTGGAAACATATCGGTTGTGTCCGCCGCCCGCTTCTTGCCCACTTCCAGTGTGTGATGGCCCAtgacagcggcggcagcggcggcggcagcagcggcggcggcggcagcggcgttGTTTGTggtggttgttgctgttgtcgagGTGGCTGCTGTGCCAGCGGTGCTGTGGTTGTTGTTCAtgttgttcagctggtgttgcaattgttgttgctgttgttgttgttgctggtgatggtgtgccGCAAGAGGTGAGGTCTGTGTGTGTTCGTATGCGTGTTGTGTTGTGCGTTGTTGTATTCgtcaaacattttgaaaaacatttgtttttgaaaattgacACCAAACCAAATTTTCAGGCAggcaaatatgaaaaaattattaaaatatacagGCATTTAAATCAAGTGTTAATAAATAGTTGAGAAAttccaatttgaattaaatatttttatatttcgtttCCGATTTTCATGAATTATTAATTAGCGTGTCcagttttgtatattttttcaatttttttttaaattttttttccataaatttatgcaaggtgaatttacatttgtttgagtacacatttttattttttgtttgttttcgtatttgtgttttgtgcatatgtgtgtgtgtttattttttgattgtgTTCGTACCATCCATCGTAGAAGCAGTTacagtgtttgttttttggggtgtgtgtgtgtgttggcaCAGGCGAACAGATGAAAAATACATAATAGTAGAAGAGTACGGAAGTGTTTTGATATcgataagtaaataaatagaaaaaaaatcaaattttacgTATATATAGATTATATTCGTATAGAGagtaaatatgaataaatCAAGTAGAAATCAACGGTAATCCAAAAAAACATGATTTCCATTTGATATTGAAAGAGCCTTAAAATAAACGTGTAACACATACCAActaaatgttaataatttcGATTAATAttcattggtttttatttggaaagaAGCGTAAATCAAGTTAGTTTAGTGTGAGTGAAAGCCTTGTTTGGTTAGAGAATCGTTTCAAAAAAAGCTTGCGAAAGCCAGCAAAGTGTAAAAGCCTTGTTTTCTTATATTCTTAAACCTATCCTTTCGGCTTACGATCTAACTTAGGGGCGATGGCAAATTGATTGGCTTGCCAACAAAATCACTCGGTTCACCAATTGATTCGTTAACTTTGACTAGACACATTCGCATTTGTGGATCATAAGTTATATAATGAAATACCTACCGATGCATCGATGCTGCTGCTCATTCATAAGAAGCTGAATAACTCAGGCAACTCAAGGgaactttaaattaaacaactttGTTTTGGATTAGTTTGATTTTAGGGATAGTGTTTTGGAACTTGGAATACTTTTTGTTTACTATAATTTAGCCATCGTGACCCAGTTTGGTTTATAAGCCAAGTCGTTTACCCGAGTGTATAGTGTATAGTTTTAAGACCCCGGAAATGTTGCGACCCCAATTTCTGTACCCATAAATACTCTTGCAGAGCTCAATGCTAATGCGTTTAACACCGCAATTGGGTTCAGCTTTTGCCCGATTTTCGCCCCTTTACCACGAAAGTGGACCCATGTGTGCCTAATAACCAAGaaccacaaaataaaaataaaccaaacaaaacacagGCAGCACACTGGCAAAAAACTTAGCATACATTTTGGGGCACAGGGGACAGGCACACATAAAAGAGTgcacaaatttgcatttaaatggaGACAGCGAAAGAGATGGGCTCAGTTGACCCGACACTCCTTCGTTTTTTCCCCACATTTTTCTGTGCTGGTGTCACTGGCAATGAATGCTACAAATGGATTAATTCGCTTGGGCGCGACAACATCGTGGGGTGTTCGTACATACACATATATGTTCCCATAGCTGAGCGTGTTTTTGTATCGGGGTCGAGTAGAGAGTCCATAAAAAACCAGCAGGCAGACTCCGCCGGACAATTCATTGGCATGGAAATCTCTGCTTTTAGTTAATTTTCCGGTTCAAACGTTATCCGGCCCGTACTAATCCATGTCGCCCGTGTCCATGTCCGTGTCCCTGTCCGTATAACGTATTCGTATAACGTATAACGTATACGTATACGTAGCCATGTCCTGTTCAGGTtgacatttacatttttggtcAGTTTGGTGGGAAAAAGAGAGCGGACGACTGCCATTCCctttcacattcacattcccCTTCAATTTCACTTTTCCTCCGGACTTTTTTCTTGGCCGAGATGCTCTTGTCACGCTTACATTGCCGGGATTATAGTTCTGTGGGGTCGTTGGTTGCGGCAGGTGGCATATTTGCCATCGACATCATGGGGAGATCCCCCATCGATATGGGGCTTTTTGCTCCTCTTCGTTTGCTGACATATGGGGAACGTCGATTTGGTGACCCAGAATGCCAAACAGCAAtcataataaacaaaacttaaacgCTTATCAACGTGacagcaacaataacacaGGGAAATTATAGAGGAAAATCATATATGCAAAGGCAAAGTTTTGTGTGTGGGTCTGTTTGTGTGGTGTGGTTTCTTGTAGCGTCTGTCGactggttttttaaatatatatacatatatatagataaATATGCATATAACTCGTTATAAGGTTAATCAGCTAACTTTGAGGAGTTTGAAGGTAACATTTAAGAAGAGTATTTTATAGATATAGGGTTTGCAAAACGATTTATGTTATATACAGGGGACATGAGAATATAGAGCTTAGGGATATATTAACTTGAAACAAGTCTACGTAAAGGtatttaacaatataaaatatatgaaagGAATGAAAgtaattataaaatgaaaCAGCAGCGCTGCATcggttttgtatatttatttgtatagcTCAAGTTAACGCTATTGCCTTTATTCTTATGatagacatttataaaaaaaataacttgttttaaagttaaatttggtTATAAACGAAAATAACCAAGCATTAACGCTTTGCGGCATATATAATAGTAGACAGGTGCAATAAGGTAAGCGTTTAATTCCCATTTTTACCAGGGCCGTAATCACATTAAACGAGCACCCATAAATACAATTATCAGCTCTGTGAGGGAAAAGGAGAGGGCGAATGTCAGCATGTGTGCCTTTGGGATGGTATCAAAGGACATTTTCATACAATAATCGCGTTTGTCCTGCCCTTCCGCT contains:
- the LOC128254145 gene encoding pneumococcal serine-rich repeat protein isoform X11, translating into MANVVNMNSLFNGKDSRWLQLEVCREFQRNKCSRQDTECKFAHPPANVEVQNGKVTACYDSIKGRCNRDKPPCKYFHPPQHLKDQLLINGRNHLALKNALMQQMGIAPGQPVISGQVPAVATNPYLTGIPANSYSPYYTTGHLVPTLLGPDPTAVASQLGPVVPQAVQVAQQKIPRSDRLEVCREFLRGACKRAESECRFAHPQESVARHDDGSITVCMDAVKGRCARDPCRYFHPPLHLQAQLKAAQTRATAVAAAAATSPLAAHHHQQQQQQQQQLQHQLNNMNNNHSTAGTAATSTTATTTTNNAAAAAAAAAAAAAAAVMGHHTLEVGKKRAADTTDMFPLMDVKTVGSFYYENFQFSGMVPFKRPAAEKSGIPVYQPGATAYQQLMQPYVPVSCEYPQQQQQPQQQQQQQLHQQQQNVLLQQQLQLSSAITTTTTTATASNNMINIINNNKSTINAVIATTNIPSSATAIATTTASESSSLLLSSALATTTTTATAITNQANDHNPDNDNDNENDSPADADTDNADRSDAIDQASNQDNNSDQTNLNLNPNQNPSPSNDCNTTRTISPNPETSVAATAAAITTDTLDTATVPAAASATPPHGNTPPPPADSPPVDSLLPLPNGLGDNNNYLSYINNNLKSANPEELNGDLENISPAATSASRNFAKQNGDGYSRYTINGHSTGILPTPTTSAPAVSYQSQAQAQAQAQAQAQAQAQAQAQMRQLGSLPNSGLTTPVPGTPVRSTPAGSVSASQYQSAALLRAPSPMPYAQAQGYFYPGMMPTATYAMPQTQAAAAQQYAAAAAAAAAAAAQGGTPGSAMVLNPYKKMKTS
- the LOC128254145 gene encoding ecdysone-induced protein 74EF isoform X7; its protein translation is MANVVNMNSLFNGKDSRWLQLEVCREFQRNKCSRQDTECKFAHPPANVEVQNGKVTACYDSIKGRCNRDKPPCKYFHPPQHLKDQLLINGRNHLALKNALMQQMGIAPGQPVISGQVPAVATNPYLTGIPANSYSPYYTTGHLVPTLLGPDPTAVASQLGPVVPQAVQVAQQKIPRSDRLEVCREFLRGACKRAESECRFAHPQESVARHDDGSITVCMDAVKGRCARDPCRYFHPPLHLQAQLKAAQTRATAVAAAAATSPLAAHHHQQQQQQQQQLQHQLNNMNNNHSTAGTAATSTTATTTTNNAAAAAAAAAAAAAAAVMGHHTLEVGKKRAADTTDMFPLMDVKTVGSFYYENFQFSGMVPFKRPAAEKSGIPVYQPGATAYQQLMQPYVPVSCEYPQQQQQPQQQQQQQLHQQQQNVLLQQQLQLSSAITTTTTTATASNNMINIINNNKSTINAVIATTNIPSSATAIATTTASESSSLLLSSALATTTTTATAITNQANDHNPDNDNDNENDSPADADTDNADRSDAIDQASNQDNNSDQTNLNLNPNQNPSPSNDCNTTRTISPNPETSVAATAAAITTDTLDTATVPAAASATPPHGNTPPPPADSPPVDSLLPLPNGLGDNNNYLSYINNNLKSANPEELNGDLENISPAATSASRNFAKQNGDGYSRYTINGHSTGILPTPTTSAPAVSYQSQAQAQAQAQAQAQAQVQAQAQAQAQAQAQANLQRINYAMPAYSYGNLYSPYGGATSTMVSLPSSTPSYAQAQMQQQQQHQQQQQQQQQQQQAQAQAQVQAQAQAQAQAQAQAQMRQLGSLPNSGLTTPVPGTPVRSTPAGSVSASQYQSAALLRAPSPMPYAQAQGYFYPGMMPTATYAMPQTQAAAAQQYAAAAAAAAAAAAQGGTPGSAMVLNPYKKMKTS
- the LOC128254145 gene encoding pneumococcal serine-rich repeat protein isoform X9, whose protein sequence is MANVVNMNSLFNGKDSRWLQLEVCREFQRNKCSRQDTECKFAHPPANVEVQNGKVTACYDSIKGRCNRDKPPCKYFHPPQHLKDQLLINGRNHLALKNALMQQMGIAPGQPVISGQVPAVATNPYLTGIPANSYSPYYTTGHLVPTLLGPDPTAVASQLGPVVPQAVQVAQQKIPRSDRLEMDVKTQFSGMVPFKRPAAEKSGIPVYQPGATAYQQLMQPYVPVSCEYPQQQQQPQQQQQQQLHQQQQNVLLQQQLQLSSAITTTTTTATASNNMINIINNNKSTINAVIATTNIPSSATAIATTTASESSSLLLSSALATTTTTATAITNQANDHNPDNDNDNENDSPADADTDNADRSDAIDQASNQDNNSDQTNLNLNPNQNPSPSNDCNTTRTISPNPETSVAATAAAITTDTLDTATVPAAASATPPHGNTPPPPADSPPVDSLLPLPNGLGDNNNYLSYINNNLKSANPEELNGDLENISPAATSASRNFAKQNGDGYSRYTINGHSTGILPTPTTSAPAVSYQSQAQAQAQAQAQAQAQVQAQAQAQAQAQAQANLQRINYAMPAYSYGNLYSPYGGATSTMVSLPSSTPSYAQAQMQQQQQHQQQQQQQQQQQQAQAQAQVQAQAQAQAHAQAAYAQQAYAAYAAAAGLTPQASNAGGYYTTDPAALAKEVAQKNYALKVASAASKPGGASSAAAAYTGLTLNKSYVPAGQQPVQAAQPQAVSMAALLQMQAQAQAQAQAQMRQLGSLPNSGLTTPVPGTPVRSTPAGSVSASQYQSAALLRAPSPMPYAQAQGYFYPGMMPTATYAMPQTQAAAAQQYAAAAAAAAAAAAQGGTPGSAMVLNPYKKMKTS
- the LOC128254145 gene encoding alpha-protein kinase 1 isoform X6, which gives rise to MQQMGIAPGQPVISGQVPAVATNPYLTGIPANSYSPYYTTGHLVPTLLGPDPTAVASQLGPVVPQAVQVAQQKIPRSDRLEVCREFLRGACKRAESECRFAHPQESVARHDDGSITVCMDAVKGRCARDPCRYFHPPLHLQAQLKAAQTRATAVAAAAATSPLAAHHHQQQQQQQQQLQHQLNNMNNNHSTAGTAATSTTATTTTNNAAAAAAAAAAAAAAAVMGHHTLEVGKKRAADTTDMFPLMDVKTVGSFYYENFQFSGMVPFKRPAAEKSGIPVYQPGATAYQQLMQPYVPVSCEYPQQQQQPQQQQQQQLHQQQQNVLLQQQLQLSSAITTTTTTATASNNMINIINNNKSTINAVIATTNIPSSATAIATTTASESSSLLLSSALATTTTTATAITNQANDHNPDNDNDNENDSPADADTDNADRSDAIDQASNQDNNSDQTNLNLNPNQNPSPSNDCNTTRTISPNPETSVAATAAAITTDTLDTATVPAAASATPPHGNTPPPPADSPPVDSLLPLPNGLGDNNNYLSYINNNLKSANPEELNGDLENISPAATSASRNFAKQNGDGYSRYTINGHSTGILPTPTTSAPAVSYQSQAQAQAQAQAQAQAQVQAQAQAQAQAQAQANLQRINYAMPAYSYGNLYSPYGGATSTMVSLPSSTPSYAQAQMQQQQQHQQQQQQQQQQQQAQAQAQVQAQAQAQAHAQAAYAQQAYAAYAAAAGLTPQASNAGGYYTTDPAALAKEVAQKNYALKVASAASKPGGASSAAAAYTGLTLNKSYVPAGQQPVQAAQPQAVSMAALLQMQAQAQAQAQAQMRQLGSLPNSGLTTPVPGTPVRSTPAGSVSASQYQSAALLRAPSPMPYAQAQGYFYPGMMPTATYAMPQTQAAAAQQYAAAAAAAAAAAAQGGTPGSAMVLNPYKKMKTS
- the LOC128254145 gene encoding probable serine/threonine-protein kinase tsuA isoform X8, with the translated sequence MANVVNMNSLFNGKDSRWLQLEVCREFQRNKCSRQDTECKFAHPPANVEVQNGKVTACYDSIKGRCNRDKPPCKYFHPPQHLKDQLLINGRNHLALKNALMQQMGIAPGQPVISGQVPAVATNPYLTGIPANSYSPYYTTGHLVPTLLGPDPTAVASQLGPVVPQAVQVAQQKIPRSDRLEMDVKTVGSFYYENFQFSGMVPFKRPAAEKSGIPVYQPGATAYQQLMQPYVPVSCEYPQQQQQPQQQQQQQLHQQQQNVLLQQQLQLSSAITTTTTTATASNNMINIINNNKSTINAVIATTNIPSSATAIATTTASESSSLLLSSALATTTTTATAITNQANDHNPDNDNDNENDSPADADTDNADRSDAIDQASNQDNNSDQTNLNLNPNQNPSPSNDCNTTRTISPNPETSVAATAAAITTDTLDTATVPAAASATPPHGNTPPPPADSPPVDSLLPLPNGLGDNNNYLSYINNNLKSANPEELNGDLENISPAATSASRNFAKQNGDGYSRYTINGHSTGILPTPTTSAPAVSYQSQAQAQAQAQAQAQAQVQAQAQAQAQAQAQANLQRINYAMPAYSYGNLYSPYGGATSTMVSLPSSTPSYAQAQMQQQQQHQQQQQQQQQQQQAQAQAQVQAQAQAQAHAQAAYAQQAYAAYAAAAGLTPQASNAGGYYTTDPAALAKEVAQKNYALKVASAASKPGGASSAAAAYTGLTLNKSYVPAGQQPVQAAQPQAVSMAALLQMQAQAQAQAQAQMRQLGSLPNSGLTTPVPGTPVRSTPAGSVSASQYQSAALLRAPSPMPYAQAQGYFYPGMMPTATYAMPQTQAAAAQQYAAAAAAAAAAAAQGGTPGSAMVLNPYKKMKTS